The sequence below is a genomic window from Arthrobacter sp. Soc17.1.1.1.
GGTCATCTGGTGTGGTGTTGATTTCCTGTTCGGCGATGGTGGCCAGGTCACGCAGCGACTGCTCATCCTCGGCCGAGAAGTCGCGGGGGTTCTGGTCGATGACGCATAAGGTTCCAACGGTCCACCCGCGCAGGCCTCGGAGTGGGTAGCCGGCGTAGAAGCGGATGTAGGGCTCTCCCAGGACCAAAGGGTTGGACTTGAAGCGGGGATCCGTCCGGGCGTCAGTGACAATAAGCGGGCCGGCGTTGCGAATCGTAGCATTGCAGAACGAAATCTCCCGCGGCATGTCCTGGGATACGTTTCCCACCATGGACTTGAGGAACTGCCGGTGATCATCGATCAGGGCGACGGTCGCTGTGCTGACCCCAAATTGTTCCCTGGCCTGACGGGTAATCCGATCAAAGCGCTCCTCACCCGGTGTGTCCAGCAGGTGCGTGCGCGTCACCGCGCCCAAGCGCTCCTCTTCGGCTTCGGCAGGTGAGAGTAGAAACGATCCGGCGGCGCCGAGCATCCGCCGGGCATTACCGTCATGGCTTTGCGCTTGAGCCTCGGCACTGCAAGGCACCCGCAGTGCCGAGTAAGCTTCCTCGAGGAGCTCGTTGGCGGCCGTCGCCAGGATGTCGCGGTCGAACACGGACACGTCGAACAGGGCGTTGAGGTAAGCGTCGACTTCAAGCTGCGACAAATCACCGCCCAACCCGAAATAGCTGACCCACAGTTCCTCCACGGGAAGGCCCGCTTGAATGAGCGCGGCGCGCGTCGGATCCTGGTGCGTACGCTGGTCCACAATGAACGTCCGATGATGAGGTGAAGGGGCCTGACCACGGCGACACCAGGAAAGGTTAGGCTCCCGGAACCACTAGTAATCAGCTTGCTTACTAGTTCACGGTACCGCGCCTGCCCTGACCACAAAAAGGACATGTCAGCAGTTGCATCCGGACTAAAATCGACAGTGCACAGGATCTACAGGACGCACGGCAGCTATCCTGCCAGCTCGTCGGTGACTCTCCTGATTCTTTCTTACAGTGCGGGTCCCGGTCAGAGCGACCCGTTGCGGTGGGCTTCAGGGCGGCGAAACGAGGGTTCAGACACTTGGTTGTGACGTCGTCCTGGGTTCGTTTGGTGAGGCTCCTAGACTGACGGTATGGAACAAGGTATGGGTGGCACGTCAGCTGCAGAGAGGCTGCAGCGATTACTGCTCACCTCGGGCACCCTGGACATTTTCCTCGAGGGTTTCGCCAGTCACACTGTGACCCT
It includes:
- a CDS encoding GAF domain-containing protein, whose translation is MDQRTHQDPTRAALIQAGLPVEELWVSYFGLGGDLSQLEVDAYLNALFDVSVFDRDILATAANELLEEAYSALRVPCSAEAQAQSHDGNARRMLGAAGSFLLSPAEAEEERLGAVTRTHLLDTPGEERFDRITRQAREQFGVSTATVALIDDHRQFLKSMVGNVSQDMPREISFCNATIRNAGPLIVTDARTDPRFKSNPLVLGEPYIRFYAGYPLRGLRGWTVGTLCVIDQNPRDFSAEDEQSLRDLATIAEQEINTTPDDPKGV